The genomic DNA CTAATCGTTGACTCACTCCCTTGGCTAACATGAATTATGAGTTGGGAATCAACGCCCAGTCTTACGTACAGATCACCGGTTTGGGCTCAAGAATGGTGATGGACCTAGCCGATCAGCAGCATCGGTTCCGATCCGGTATCTAATACATGTGAAGTCGTCGGATTTTGCAGCAGCCAATTCCATCTTGCTCTTCCCCTGACGGCTACAGTAGAAGTACAGGTAGAGGGTTTTCTTTCCCAGCAAAGATTGGTCCGCTTTGATTGCCCCCAAATTACAGAAACCATAGAAGCGGTCTATACGGGAAGATTTGCTAAACAGGGTCCCCCTGGAGACCAAGGTCAGGATTTGCCCAGCCTGCAGGTGTTGATTGGCTGTGAAGCCGATGTACTAGATGAAGGTGTTCTTACCCTTGACTATGGTCTTGGCGCCTAATCAGTATCACTTTTGAGAACGCACCTTAGCGCGGTTTGTCCCCTAGCGGATATTATCGCCCACCCCTTCTCCTATGGGTGCCCGAGGATGGCTGAGCTTACTGAGCACATTGGCTCCGATGTTCTGCTTCCCCTTATTGAAAGGGCTAAGGCCAATGAAGTTGCTGTGGAGATTAGTCCCACCACGGTGGACAATGGGCATCGGGACTTCATGTATCGCTTCTATGTGATGTGTTTGGAAAACGGAGTACAGCTCTGTCCAGGTAGTGATGCCCATTGTCTTGATGATGTTGGTAGGATGAAGTCCGTTATGTTATTCTTGGATCAGTTAGGTGCCAGACCCGAGGATCTATTGGAACTAAGCGATCTTAAGGAAAGATCATGAAGCTACCTCCAAAGTAATGGAGGTGTGAGCTGCTCGGTAAAGGAGGCTTGAGAAATGACAAGTCGAGAGGTAGTGGTTCGTAGTATCAGGTTTGAAAACCCAGGTAGACTGCCCCGGAACTTCCCATCCCCCTTCGGGTCAGATTTCTACTGGACGAACATGTCACCAAACCCTGATGCTCGTCCCAAAAGTGGCATTGATGAATGGGGGTGTGTCTGGGAGAATCTGGGTTTCTCCAATTTAGGTGAGGTGAAGGTCTTTCCGATCACGGACTGGTCGGAGTTGGAGAAGCTTCGGGTACCGGATTTTAAGGAGCGAGACCGCTTTGCCCACTTGAAGGGGATTCGGCAGGATGCGGGGGATCGGTTCATTATTGCCACGGGAGTATCGATTTATGAAAGAGCCCATTTCCTACGCGGCTTGGAGAATCTCTGGGCGGATATTCACCTGAATCCCAGAAAACTTGGCCAGCTGCTGGATATCCTGGTTGATCTGAATCTAGCCGCTATATCAGAATATGCCAAGCTTGGAGTTGATGGTTACACTATGTGTGACGATTGGGGGCTACAGGATCGCCTAATGATCTCCCCAGAGCACTGGCGGGCTTTTTGGAGACCACGCTACCAGAAGATTTTTGATGCAGTAAAGCGGGCGGGTATGCTCTCTTTCCTGCACAGTTGCGGGTATATCCTGGACATACTTGATGATCTTGTGGAAATAGGACTGGATGTGATTCAGATTGATCAGCAAGAGAATATGGGATTAGAGGTCCTTGGAGAACGTTTTCAAGGTAGGATTACGTTTTTCGCCCCGGTGGACATCCAGCGGGTCATGTATCAAGAAGTTGATCAAATCCGCAGTTACTGCCGTAAAATGGTCCAGTATCTGGCAAGTAAACAGGGTGGATTCATCCCATGTTGGTACGCAGATCCTCATGGCGTTGGCCACTCCCAAGAGGCCATCGAGGTCATGTGCAATGAATTCCTGAAGTTAAGCGAGGAACTATATACTGACGCTTGGGATGGGAAGGAAAAATAAGTCTGCATGGTGAAGAGCGAGTTTTGTAAAACAGCCGATGGGTACGTGGAAGAACGGTTTCCTGCCATGGGTACCAAAATCACGCAGAGAATCGTTGGTAGTCAAGGTCTGCTTCAGGCTGGCCGAAGCAAGATCATAGAATTGGAGAGACTTTTGAGCTTCTATGACCCGGACAGTGATCTTACCCAGCTTAATCAAAGCGCTGGTGGGGACTGGCTTACTTTGCATCCAATTACCTGTGAGGTTCTGCGGGAAGCCAGGGACTACTGTCTGTGGACTGAGGGAGCCTTCGATGCTACCATTGCTCCCTTGGTTGCTGCCTGGGGCATTGGCACTAGCCATCCGCTGATTCCGGACCCGAAGGAGATTGAGACTCTTTTGCCATTGGTCGATGGAGCTAGTATCGAACTTAGTGAGACCGAGGGACGCTTGCCCTATGTAGGTCAAAGGATTGACTTAGGAGGTATCGCTAAGGGTTTTGCTGCGGACTATTTGTCAAGATTCTACCAAAGCAGCGGTACTGGTAGTGGCCTGGTAAACCTAGGCGGAAATGTGCTGGTGTGGGGAGCAAAAAGCGACGGTAGTCCCTGGCGGATCGGAATCCAACAGCCCGGTCGCCGGCGTGGTGTGCATATGGGGTATGTGGAATTGGCAGGGGGGTGTATGGCCTCTTCCGGTGCTTACGAGCGCAACTTTCGCTGTCGGGGGAGGACTTACGGCCATGTGCTTGATCCAAGGACGGGATATCCCGTTGTACATGATCTCCTTGGTGTAACCGTAGTGGCTAAGGATGGGGTTTGCGCCGATGCCCTATCTACTGCAATATTTGTTCTCGGACTGAAGCAAGGGATGCAATTGGTAAACAAACTGGAATCAGATGCAGTCATAATAACCAGACAGGGGACCGTGTTCGTCTCCATGGGGCTAAAAGATAAATTTGTATCGTGTAGCAAAGAACAAGTATTTTACGTTGGTCCATGAGGGGTGAAGGATTTGAAGATCGTGTTAGGTATCGTGGGTGGTTTGGTTGTCTTGGTGGTGGCGGGATTGTTATACCTATCCCGGGGTTTGAACCAGGGTGCAAGCATTACTATTGATGAGATTGATATCAGTTCTCTACCCGACGGTATATATGAAGGGACCTATCGAGCGGGGCGCTGGACGAACACCGTTGAGGTGGATGTTGCAGATGGTAGAATGACAGCCATACGCGTCGTGAAAGATGTGCAATTCGCCCTCGCTGAAGTCCGTAAACAGACCATTGATCGAGTACTAGAAAAGCAGTCACCGGCTGTGGATGCAGTCTCTGGCGCAACGGTTACCTCTAAGGCGTACTTGAAGGCGGTGGAAAAAGCCCTAGCAACAAAGGACTAAGCTTTCCATGTTTTTACGATCATCTGTTTTGGGCCTAGCATCTGCCAACAATGGGTACAAACAGGCCATCAGCGGATCGAGGGGCGAATTGAACAGGATGCTTCTTTTGCCGGTCATGGACTCGCCATACGGTTTCGGTTGGAGGCACCGGTGTCCATTCATCTAAAGTCACCAGGTTGCATTTTCCGCGTTGGTTCGGGTGTGCGGGGTGAATGGTTTACTACGTTAGATACAAATCTAGGGTAACCCTCGTTGCGGGTACGGGTGGAGGTTTCTCTTCCTCAATGAAGAGACCTGTTTAATTCCGACAGGGTATCACCGATTTACGCACCCTAAGCTGGAGTAATCTAGACACAGGAGATGTTTTTGACGTTAGAAGAACCAGGTTCAGTAAACCCTCAATAGCTGTGAGAGGAAGCCCAAAGACTCTCTTCTTTGAGAACGTGTCCGCTGTGCAAAACAATGCACCTACCCATGGCGGGCCCAG from Limnochordia bacterium includes the following:
- a CDS encoding FAD:protein FMN transferase; the protein is MVKSEFCKTADGYVEERFPAMGTKITQRIVGSQGLLQAGRSKIIELERLLSFYDPDSDLTQLNQSAGGDWLTLHPITCEVLREARDYCLWTEGAFDATIAPLVAAWGIGTSHPLIPDPKEIETLLPLVDGASIELSETEGRLPYVGQRIDLGGIAKGFAADYLSRFYQSSGTGSGLVNLGGNVLVWGAKSDGSPWRIGIQQPGRRRGVHMGYVELAGGCMASSGAYERNFRCRGRTYGHVLDPRTGYPVVHDLLGVTVVAKDGVCADALSTAIFVLGLKQGMQLVNKLESDAVIITRQGTVFVSMGLKDKFVSCSKEQVFYVGP
- a CDS encoding FMN-binding protein; the protein is MLGIVGGLVVLVVAGLLYLSRGLNQGASITIDEIDISSLPDGIYEGTYRAGRWTNTVEVDVADGRMTAIRVVKDVQFALAEVRKQTIDRVLEKQSPAVDAVSGATVTSKAYLKAVEKALATKD